One genomic region from Amycolatopsis sp. FBCC-B4732 encodes:
- a CDS encoding AAA family ATPase encodes MANDWPLVGREQELAFARRALADAEVCGLLLTGRAGAGKTRLAKVLLAELAAGGARTHWVRAMSSASTIPFGAFAHLLPGSADGTADRAHRLNQVAGHLTRGAEGRRLVLCVDDAHLLDDLSATLVHQLAATASAFVIVIAPHGVSVPDPVFAMWKDRVAERLDVGELSRSQTIELITAALGGRLEDGAEHRLWHLSLGNPLFLRELVQGGLDSGSLAATDGLWRWSGALTATPRLVELIETRTDRVDADERRLLELLAFGGPLGCEPLVRLGAANVLAAAERAGLVVSERTGRRLNVRLAHPLYAEVIRRRTSPLRQRDTYRILARTLDLTGARRAEDKPRLVRWRLAAGLPTDPQLVRAVAETLLRKDFPQAEQLAAEAVRLGGGFAGKYLLAQVRIAGGRHADADALLAELAGETVSDAQHARVAGTRARNLAFGLNRFAEAEAVLDTAETAVSGPADELVVARAALRAAEGACRAALDLLGPVLDRNPRGDALRLGALVVAAGALAESGRTEACLGVVEEGLAIAVADASAPGARVRLEHARVVALCRAGRLEEAEDLAGEDYRDAVGDRWGPALAAAAASLGTVALAYGNVRGAIRRLREALAVEGHDQPHEFRPAVLGALARASAMAGQVVEADLPGPLGRWAAAWTAASRGELTRAAALASEAAAEAESTGRSAIAAEIRHDVVRFGVPSFGSDLDGPLVACYSAHARALSSGDAVALDAVATAFADIGARLLAAEAAAEAARAHRAAGKLGSAVGAAQRAQSWLVSCEDAATPALASLDTPLDLTVRELEIARLVATGLTSRAVADRLVVSVRTVDNVLHGVYAKLGISGRRELASVVGQPEPGSSASAGP; translated from the coding sequence GTGGCGAACGACTGGCCGCTGGTCGGCCGCGAACAGGAGCTGGCGTTCGCGCGCCGGGCGCTGGCCGACGCCGAGGTGTGCGGCCTGCTGCTGACCGGGCGCGCCGGTGCCGGCAAGACCCGCTTGGCCAAGGTGCTGCTGGCCGAACTGGCCGCCGGCGGGGCGCGCACGCACTGGGTGCGCGCGATGTCGTCGGCGTCGACGATCCCGTTCGGCGCCTTCGCCCACCTCCTGCCGGGCAGCGCCGACGGCACGGCGGACCGCGCGCACCGGCTGAACCAGGTCGCGGGTCACCTCACCCGCGGCGCGGAAGGGCGGCGGCTGGTGCTCTGCGTCGACGACGCGCACCTGCTCGACGACCTGTCCGCGACCCTGGTGCACCAGCTGGCCGCGACGGCGTCGGCGTTCGTCATCGTGATCGCGCCGCACGGCGTGAGCGTGCCCGACCCGGTGTTCGCGATGTGGAAGGACCGCGTCGCCGAGCGCCTCGACGTCGGCGAGCTGAGCCGGTCGCAGACCATCGAGCTGATCACCGCGGCGCTGGGCGGGCGGCTGGAGGACGGCGCGGAGCACCGGCTGTGGCACCTGAGCCTCGGGAACCCGCTGTTCCTGCGCGAACTCGTCCAAGGCGGGCTCGACAGCGGTTCGCTGGCGGCCACGGACGGGCTGTGGCGGTGGAGCGGCGCGCTCACCGCGACCCCGCGGCTGGTCGAGCTGATCGAAACCCGCACCGACCGCGTCGACGCCGACGAACGGCGGCTGCTGGAACTGCTGGCGTTCGGGGGGCCGCTGGGCTGCGAACCGCTGGTCCGGCTGGGCGCCGCGAACGTCCTCGCCGCGGCCGAGCGGGCCGGGCTCGTCGTTTCGGAACGCACCGGGCGGCGGCTGAACGTCCGCCTGGCGCACCCGCTCTACGCCGAGGTGATCCGGCGCCGGACGTCACCGCTGCGGCAGCGCGACACCTACCGCATCCTGGCGAGGACGCTCGACCTGACCGGCGCCCGGCGCGCCGAGGACAAGCCGCGGCTGGTCCGCTGGCGGCTGGCCGCCGGGCTGCCGACCGACCCCCAGCTCGTCCGCGCCGTGGCGGAGACGTTGCTGCGCAAGGACTTTCCGCAGGCCGAGCAGCTGGCCGCGGAAGCCGTCCGGCTCGGCGGCGGGTTCGCCGGGAAGTACCTGCTGGCCCAGGTCCGGATCGCGGGCGGGCGGCACGCGGACGCCGACGCGCTGCTGGCGGAGCTCGCCGGCGAGACGGTGTCGGACGCCCAGCACGCGCGGGTCGCCGGGACGCGGGCGCGGAACCTGGCGTTCGGCCTGAACCGCTTCGCCGAGGCGGAAGCCGTCCTGGACACGGCGGAGACGGCGGTGTCCGGCCCGGCCGACGAACTGGTGGTCGCCCGTGCGGCCCTGCGCGCGGCGGAAGGTGCGTGCCGCGCGGCGCTGGACCTGCTCGGCCCGGTGCTGGACCGCAACCCCCGCGGCGACGCACTGCGCCTCGGCGCGTTGGTCGTGGCGGCCGGTGCGCTGGCCGAGTCCGGCCGCACGGAGGCGTGCCTCGGCGTCGTCGAGGAGGGACTGGCGATCGCGGTCGCCGACGCGTCCGCGCCGGGCGCCCGCGTCCGGCTGGAGCACGCGCGGGTGGTGGCGCTGTGCCGCGCGGGCCGGCTGGAGGAGGCCGAGGACCTGGCGGGCGAGGACTACCGGGACGCGGTCGGCGACCGCTGGGGCCCGGCACTGGCGGCCGCGGCGGCGTCCCTCGGCACGGTCGCGCTGGCGTACGGGAACGTGCGCGGGGCGATCCGGCGGCTGCGCGAAGCCTTGGCGGTGGAGGGACACGACCAGCCGCACGAGTTCCGTCCCGCGGTCCTGGGCGCGCTGGCCCGGGCGTCGGCGATGGCCGGGCAGGTGGTGGAGGCGGACCTGCCGGGCCCGCTCGGCCGCTGGGCGGCGGCCTGGACAGCGGCGTCCCGCGGCGAGCTGACCCGCGCGGCGGCACTGGCTTCGGAGGCGGCGGCCGAGGCGGAGTCGACGGGCCGGTCGGCGATCGCGGCCGAGATCCGGCACGACGTGGTCCGCTTCGGCGTCCCTTCGTTCGGTTCGGACCTGGACGGTCCGCTGGTGGCGTGCTACTCGGCGCACGCACGGGCGCTGTCCTCAGGGGACGCGGTCGCGCTGGACGCGGTGGCGACGGCGTTCGCCGACATCGGGGCGCGCCTGCTCGCGGCGGAGGCAGCGGCGGAGGCGGCCCGGGCCCACCGGGCGGCGGGCAAACTGGGGAGCGCGGTCGGTGCGGCCCAGCGGGCGCAGTCGTGGCTGGTGTCCTGTGAGGACGCCGCGACGCCGGCGCTGGCGTCGCTGGACACCCCGCTCGACCTGACGGTCCGGGAGCTGGAGATCGCCCGCCTGGTGGCGACGGGCTTGACGAGCCGCGCGGTGGCGGACCGCCTGGTGGTGTCGGTGCGGACGGTGGACAACGTGCTGCACGGTGTTTACGCGAAGCTGGGTATTTCGGGACGGCGCGAGCTGGCTTCGGTGGTGGGGCAACCGGAGCCGGGGAGTAGCGCTTCGGCCGGCCCGTAG
- a CDS encoding glycoprotein: MTTSSGDVFQNEQGTGGGGQFNEQASTGGSGNIFQNEQGSGGSGGDQFNEQASTGGRGDIFQNEQGSGGHGGNQFNEQASTGGRGDIFQNEQGSGRGGNQFNEQASAGHHGDVFQNEQGSGGHGGGQFNEQASTGGVGDIFQNEQGSGGHGGNQFNEQASTGGRGDIFQNEQGSGGHGGNQFNEQASTGGHGSIFQNEQGSGGHGGNQFNEQASTGGHGNIFQNQQGAGHGGNQFNEQASTGGHGSIFQNEQGSGGHGGNQFNEQASTGGHGNIFQNQQGAGHGGNQFNEQASTGGHGNIFQNEQAQGHHGGNQFNEQAATEHHDRGHEEHHHGGHDHHADHHADHHHDVEHY, translated from the coding sequence ATGACGACTTCATCGGGCGACGTTTTCCAGAACGAGCAGGGCACCGGGGGCGGCGGTCAGTTCAACGAGCAGGCGTCCACGGGCGGTTCGGGGAACATCTTCCAGAACGAGCAGGGTTCCGGGGGTTCCGGGGGCGACCAGTTCAACGAGCAGGCCTCGACGGGCGGTCGTGGGGACATCTTCCAGAACGAGCAGGGCTCGGGTGGGCACGGTGGGAACCAGTTCAACGAGCAGGCCTCGACGGGTGGTCGTGGGGACATCTTCCAGAACGAGCAGGGCTCCGGCCGCGGCGGCAACCAGTTCAACGAACAGGCCTCAGCCGGCCACCACGGCGATGTGTTCCAGAACGAGCAGGGCTCGGGCGGTCACGGCGGCGGCCAGTTCAACGAGCAGGCCTCCACCGGCGGCGTAGGCGACATCTTCCAGAACGAGCAGGGCTCGGGTGGGCACGGTGGGAACCAGTTCAACGAGCAGGCCTCGACGGGTGGTCGTGGGGACATCTTCCAGAACGAGCAGGGCTCGGGTGGGCACGGTGGGAACCAGTTCAACGAGCAGGCCTCCACGGGCGGCCACGGGAGCATCTTCCAGAACGAGCAGGGCTCGGGCGGTCACGGCGGGAACCAGTTCAACGAGCAGGCCTCGACCGGCGGCCACGGCAACATCTTCCAGAACCAGCAAGGCGCGGGCCACGGCGGCAACCAGTTCAACGAGCAGGCCTCCACGGGCGGTCACGGGAGCATCTTCCAGAACGAGCAGGGTTCCGGCGGTCACGGCGGGAACCAGTTCAACGAGCAGGCCTCGACCGGCGGCCACGGCAACATCTTCCAGAACCAGCAAGGCGCGGGCCACGGCGGCAACCAGTTCAACGAGCAGGCCTCCACCGGCGGACACGGCAACATCTTCCAGAACGAGCAGGCCCAGGGCCACCACGGCGGCAACCAGTTCAACGAACAGGCCGCCACCGAGCACCACGACCGCGGCCACGAAGAGCACCACCACGGTGGCCACGACCACCACGCCGACCACCACGCCGACCACCACCACGACGTCGAGCACTACTGA
- a CDS encoding dynamin family protein, which yields MQEPSGGGRIALDTLDLAVKGATAYGRDDLVRRLTDARRLLSEPDVTVYVVGEFKQGKSSLINALLTAKICPVDDDIATAVPTVVRFAPESGALATYEPADPSSPPWTERISLEDLPSHVSEAGNPGNLRKLKSVTASISRQLLSGGLVLVDTPGVGGLGSLHNAVTVSSLPRAHAVLFLSDASQELTAAELRFLRTVKELCPSVFFVLTKIDLYPQWRRILDLNAGHLAACGISIDTVAVSSELRTVAARSADQELNVESGFPQLVKCLQGVVGDAERSALNAVGLHVGSAVGQLHATLRARRTALAHPEQSAALVAELGRVNERVDALRSQSAKWQQLLFDGFADISSDVDYDLRARSRGVLHEAEEAIEDGDPAKNWAEFEKWLRQRLANETLENYATFVKQARVLAGRVADHFELAESQAVLPREIQAPVRVVEEIDIDASFTGVKTRGTTGMAAFQKAYSGFLMFSMLTKMAALAIPTPFGVAAGLLMGRSGFLDERKRQLEKRRGLAKTAVRRFVDEFNLQVGKDSRDAMRTVQRELRDAYSARVEELQRSLTEALANAKKAVVDVDTEAAELKRLEADIEALEVLGRRAEELTVRSAPKPKAVAR from the coding sequence ATGCAGGAGCCGAGTGGCGGGGGGCGCATCGCTCTCGACACCCTCGACCTCGCGGTCAAGGGCGCGACGGCCTACGGGCGGGACGACCTCGTCCGGCGCCTCACCGACGCCCGGCGCCTGCTGTCCGAACCGGACGTCACCGTCTACGTCGTCGGGGAATTCAAGCAGGGCAAGAGTTCGCTCATCAACGCGCTGCTGACCGCCAAGATCTGCCCGGTCGACGACGACATCGCGACCGCGGTGCCGACGGTCGTCCGGTTCGCGCCGGAGTCCGGGGCTCTGGCGACCTACGAGCCGGCCGATCCGTCGTCGCCGCCGTGGACCGAGCGGATCTCCCTCGAAGACCTTCCGTCCCACGTCAGTGAAGCCGGGAATCCCGGCAACCTGCGGAAACTCAAGTCCGTCACCGCGTCGATCAGCCGCCAGCTGCTGTCCGGCGGGCTGGTGCTGGTCGACACCCCCGGCGTCGGCGGGCTCGGCTCGCTGCACAATGCCGTCACCGTCAGCTCGCTCCCGCGGGCGCACGCCGTCCTGTTCCTCTCGGACGCCTCCCAGGAACTCACCGCCGCCGAGCTGCGGTTCCTCCGGACGGTGAAAGAACTCTGCCCGAGTGTCTTCTTCGTCCTCACCAAGATCGACCTCTACCCGCAGTGGCGCCGCATCCTCGACCTCAACGCCGGCCACCTCGCGGCGTGCGGCATCAGCATCGACACCGTCGCCGTCTCCTCGGAGCTGCGCACCGTCGCCGCCCGCTCGGCCGATCAGGAGCTGAACGTCGAGTCCGGCTTCCCGCAGCTGGTCAAGTGCCTGCAGGGCGTGGTCGGGGACGCCGAGCGGTCGGCGCTCAACGCCGTCGGCCTGCACGTCGGGTCCGCGGTCGGGCAGCTGCACGCCACCCTGCGCGCCCGCCGCACCGCGCTCGCGCACCCCGAGCAGTCCGCCGCGCTCGTCGCGGAGCTCGGGCGCGTCAACGAGCGCGTCGACGCGCTGCGCAGCCAGTCCGCCAAGTGGCAGCAGCTCCTCTTCGACGGTTTCGCCGACATTTCGTCCGATGTGGACTACGACCTGCGCGCCCGTTCCCGAGGGGTGTTGCACGAAGCCGAAGAGGCCATCGAGGACGGTGACCCGGCCAAGAACTGGGCCGAGTTCGAGAAGTGGCTCCGGCAGCGCCTGGCGAACGAGACGCTCGAGAACTACGCGACCTTCGTCAAGCAGGCCAGGGTGCTGGCCGGCCGCGTCGCCGACCACTTCGAGCTCGCCGAGTCCCAAGCCGTGCTGCCGCGCGAGATCCAGGCGCCGGTCCGGGTGGTGGAGGAGATCGACATCGACGCGTCCTTCACCGGCGTCAAGACCCGCGGTACCACCGGGATGGCCGCGTTCCAGAAGGCCTACAGCGGCTTCCTGATGTTCTCCATGCTCACGAAGATGGCCGCATTGGCCATCCCGACGCCGTTCGGGGTGGCGGCCGGCCTGCTCATGGGCCGCTCCGGCTTCCTCGACGAACGCAAGCGGCAGCTGGAAAAACGCCGCGGCCTGGCCAAGACGGCGGTGCGCCGGTTCGTCGACGAGTTCAACCTCCAGGTCGGCAAGGACTCCCGCGACGCGATGCGAACCGTCCAAAGAGAACTCCGCGACGCCTACAGCGCGCGCGTCGAAGAACTCCAGCGGTCCCTCACCGAAGCGCTGGCGAACGCGAAGAAGGCCGTCGTCGACGTCGACACCGAAGCGGCCGAGCTCAAGCGGCTCGAAGCCGACATCGAAGCCCTCGAGGTGCTCGGCCGGCGCGCCGAGGAGCTCACCGTCCGCAGCGCGCCCAAGCCCAAGGCGGTGGCCAGATGA